The sequence CAGGATGGTGAGATGAACGACTCTCAATAGGGATCTACCTTGTAAGCTCAATCACCCCTCCTTCTGTTGCCGTCCTCGTGTCGGGACAGAATCAGGCGTCATCATGTCCAGGTGATGCGCACGAAATCTTCATCTTGGTCGTAATGCAGCTCCAGTTCGCCGTGATAGGCATGCTTCAAACCTTCGCCGATACGTCTCGGTAAATGGCTATCGGTCGTGGCAATGACAAGACCCTCGGGCTTGGTCTCGATCGACATAATTCGAGAGAGAGGATGTTCCGTCTTTTCTATTTTTTCCGTATTCTTCACCAGACCGAGCACCTGTTCATGTTGCTCGTCTTTGAAACTCCCTTTGAGTGTGACGAATCCCTTAGGGTATTTGTCGCGGATCCGCATGCAGGCGGGGCAGATGATCTCGTCGGCGTCGGCTGGCTTCGTGCCCCAGGTCCACCGTCCCTTGTGAAACGTTGCCCCGCATTCAGTGCAGACGGTCGGCTCTTTGAGCTTCCCGCGCAGTTTATAGGTGTCGTGCTGATACTCCTGGACGGTCCGATCGTGTCGAACCCCCAAGCCTGCTGGTGTCTTCATTTTTGCGGTCATGTGTGCTCCCTTATCGTGGCGGGGCTGTTGAAGAGCGTGACCGTTCCTTCCAGCCCAACAGCGACTCTTCCGCCAGGTTCAAATACGCCACCACATCGTGATCACTGACCTGGCCAAAGTCTATATAGTGATTTCCCACGGCCCAGAAGGGGTCCGGTGTGGCAAGGACGATCAGTTCGTCCACCTGCAGGCAAGCCTCTCGAATGGTCTCTACTGGGCCAACTGGAATAGCTCCGATCAGGCGGCGCGGTTTGAGGTGTTTGATGGACTGGACGGCTGCGAAGAACGTGGAGCCGGTGGCGATCCCATCATCCACGAGAATGACGGTGTGATCGGTAAGCCTGGGGAGCTGTCGACCTTGGCGGTACAGGTCCTGCCGTCGCGCAATCTCTCGCTGTTGTACCTGAACCACCCCTTCGACGTCCGAGCGAGAAAGACCGTACGCCCTCATAGCCTCAGGGTTCAGATACACTGTCCCTGTCTCACCCACTGCCCCCAAGGCGTATTCAGGATTATCCGGCGCTCCCAGCTTTCGGGTAATGAAGAGGTCGAGTGGAAGATGCAGGCCCAAGCTCAGCTGATAGCCGACGGCGACCCCACCGCGGGGGAGTGCCACAATGAGGGCTGTTGAGTCATCACGGTACTGAATCAGTCGCTCAACGAGCCGCCGGCCAGCCTCTTCACGATTCTTGAACGTCACGCTCTTCCCTTCCGTCCAGTACACTCACGTCAGACCGCTCGTCACGCCGACTCCGAGTTAGAACATGGCTACCAGAATCAGGAAGAGCGTGAGTAGGACATGGTGGTGCTTCCTGCGCTCTTTCTGATCCCAGTGCATCTCCCAGGGAATGCCGAGATAGCAAGGGTGGCGAAACATGATGTCCCCCTCTCTCCGATCAGGCAATTTTTACTTCGATCGCTTTGGGCTTGGCCTTCTCCGCCTTTGGCAGATGGACTTTCAGTACGCCGTCTTTGTACTCGGCGTTGACCTTGGAACCATCGGCATCTTCGGGAAGGGTAAAGCTTCGCATAAAGCTGCCATAGGCGCGTTCCACTCGATGGTACTTTTTATCTTTCTCTTCCTTTTCATATTTACGCTCACCAGTGATCATGAGGACATCGTCATGCACATTCAACTTGATGTCTTCTTTCTTCATCTCTGGAATCTCGGCTTTGATGACGTACTCCTTATCATCCTCCGAGATATCCACCAGCGGCGACCATTCAGCAACGGCGATGGCCTCCTTCTTATCTCCCCCGGAAGGAACCGATGTACGACCGAAGAGAGTTGATAATCGTTTCTCCATCTCTTCGAGCTCCTTGAATGGATTCCACCGCGTCGTCGGTTCCCATCGTGTTAATGCGCTCATGACCATTACCTCCTTGTGTGATTGATGAGGGGCTGGATGCCCCGCCACTGAACCAGTGCATTGACGGTGCCAGAAGTTGAACCGATGAAAGCGAGGAAGCATTCCATGAGAAAAAGCGGTGGGTTAGATCGCTGTTGGATTTCAGTCATACAAAGATGGCAAAGCCATCTGTAGCATTACGGGGCAGTGGGATTGATGGGGCTGTTGCCTCTTTCGACATTGGTTAGGGGCCGCAGGAGCCCTGACGAGCTGCCGATACATTTCAGTCGATGAATCCTTTTCTGCACCGTCGGCTCGTAATAGACACAGAGAAGGAAGGGCTTACAGGGAGGGACTTATATGACCAAGGTTATGGATGCGAAGGCGAGCATTCACGCGGCTCGCTGCCACCGCTGTGGTGGGCTCATGGTTCCGGAGCAGGTGTTCGAGATCAGATCGATCGATTGGCACTGTGTGAGCTGTGGCGAGCGGATCGATCCTGTCATTCTCGCTCATCGTCAGGTCCATCGTCCGGAGGAACTTGTGCGCGAGGAGACCGAGAAACTCTCCGTCGATCATGGCAAGCGCCGACTGAACTAAACCTTCCTTCTTGGCATCGGGGGCGTTACAGCCCCCATCCAATTCAAACCGAACGCCCGGTCTCCATACGCAGTCAGCCTATCGACAGACTGTCCATTGTCCTGGAGGGATGGACCTGTCATACGGATCACGCTCTGTCATCCCTCGGACTGTCTCCACAGGATGCGGCGGCTCGACACCGAAGGATTGTATTCCGCGGCGGCAATGTAATTGGGAAGGGGGCATCTTGCCACCACCTGTCTGAGATGAGGCATGAGGCGACATTGATTTCTGAGAATCAGTGATTAATTGACGAATTGAGGGAGGTGCGTAGTCCTAGAGAGGTCGGCAGCCTCAAGTTGGTGACTCGCTCTTGTGCAGCCAGCGTGCAGAGGGCACGGGCGCTGTTTCGGTAGCGGAGTCAGGGTGTTCAAGGGATGCGCCATCAATCGTCGGTGCCACTAGGCACGGTCGTTAATGCGAGCCCGAACGAAGGTAGAGGCGCGGGGTAATCAGTCTGAAGCGACTGAAGGATTGCCGAACGCGATTCCGGTCAGGTGACGGCTCCCGTGGTTCCACACAAGAGCGGGCCGTTTTTTTATGTGTTCTTTCAAGTCCCTCCGACTATCCCCACAAATAGGTCGTAAAAAGACGACATCCATACCTTGTGGTTACATTTGCTCGGGGAAGTACAGTCGAAAAGAAAAAAGCGAGAGCGGAAGCGGGTCTAGAGAGCTCTTTCGCACTTGCGTGGAGGTCTTGGAGGGGTTTTAGGCTTCCCACCATCCGGTGGGCCTGCTCACCGCCCCAGCGCTCGACCTCGATTCCCTTCAGTGTTCCTCTCACCGAGGCCTCCGCTCACTATTGAGATAAATAGGAAATGCCGGATGTCAAGCAAAGGGTCACGGTTGTAGCGGATCGCCCCATATCCCACGTTGACCCACTTCTTCTCGACTGGGAATAGTCGAACCCGTTTCCTCTTCCACGAAGGCGCTTGCAATCACTCAGGCATGACGCTTGTGGATCGTGATGTGATTCCCGTCCTGGTCTTCGATGACCGCCATCCGACAGATGGACGTGTCGAATGGTTCCGTGACGAACGGCACAGCCCGCTCCCTCATTTTATGGACAAAGGCCTCGAGGTCCGACACCTCGAACGCCACTACCGCTCCCTTTGCCCCGGGGGTATGACCCATATCGGTCGTCGTGATGGCAAAGGTCGAGCCAGCGACATCGTATTCAACCCAGACATCGCGATAGTTGTAACTTGTGTGCAACCCGAGCACATGTTCGTAGAATGCTCGCGCCCGTTCCATATTTGAGACAGGGTACACGGTGAACGCGATCAAAGTAACCATTGAAAGGTCCCCTGGTTGGCGCTGCATCGCTGTCGTCCTGACACTGCCTGTGCGGACAAGCCCATCACGCCTGTGTCACATGCATTCGGGCAGCATGTTCGAGTACCTGCTGGATGTGAACATCCACCTGTCGGAGCACTGAGGGCGAGACGGCGTACCCGTCGCTCTCATAGGTGAGTATGGGCAGGCCTTGTTCAGCGCTCAGTGGTTTGAGAATGGCTTCTGAAATCCGGTAGGGGAGGCAGTTGAACGGCCCGATGACGAGCATGCCGTCGTACCCTTCTCGGGCAGCCTCAATTCCCTTGCCTACGGTCGGGAGAAGTTCACCATATATTGCGGGCGAGACGTGCTCTGCTCCCCTTTCAAAAATGGACGAGACTGCATTAGAGCCAGCCACCAGCAGGCCAGTCTTGCCAAAGAGCGCGCGGTAATGTGCTTCCTCACGCTTCAAGGTCTGGTAGCTCAACCACTGTTGGAGATACTCTTTTCCTTCAGGCTGAAACATCCTCGTGCAGGCCTTGGCCAGGGCCAGCCCGCCTGGTTTTATGCCCCAGGTACCGGCCGTTTCCGCCAGGGGATGATACGCGACATAGAGAAACAACTCGCTCAGGTCGACCGGCTTGAGGATGATGCCTCGTTCGGCATAGAGGTCGCGCACACCGTCCATGAAAAACGAACTGAAGCGGGTGAAGAAGTCACCGGCCATGACAACGCGCGGGCAGGTCCGTGGATCTTTCGTGCGGGACAGTTGGGCCAGACGCTCGACGAACGTCGGCAGTCTGACATGGAACTCGTCGAGTGATGGGGTTTCCTGAGCGAACCGTTCCCATTCAGTCTGTAGTTGATCAAGCGCGCCCTTTTCTCCGACGACGCGGAGTACATGGTCGAGCTCCACGAGAATGTCGGCAAGGATAATGACCGGCGACATATGTTGCGCCAGCACATGTTTATCGAAGCCTAGAAAGTCGTTCTCCGGCTGCGGGTTGAAGAGGAATAAATCGGTCAGCCGTTGCTCGGCGAGGAATCGTTCAAAATATCCCATGTAGGCGTCGCTGACGCAGGGTGCGCCACCCTGAAGCATATAGAAGCCCGCGATCTCTCCAGGCTGGCGTTGTTCGTGGATCTGAAGCAGCTGGCCGATGCAGATCGGCAGGGGAAGGCATTCACGGCCCGAGGTATGTTGAAGCCCCTTGTCGAGTTGGGCGCGGTCCAACGGGATGACTTGGCCGGGGTGGAGCCCGAGCCAACCGGTTCCCATGGCAAAGGCTCTCGTGTGATAGGGAGAGAAGTTTGGAAAATAGACCTTCACCTGCGGGTCCGTCAGCGGCACAGACTCGCCGTTCGATCGGATGATGCGGCCACCCAGGACGAGACGGCAGGGGGCAAAGGGTCTGGCAGCGGCGGTCTGCACGTCCCGATAATTGTGGATGATATCTAAAAAGGCCTCTAACCTTGTTTGGACTCCGGCATCGGCGGTGTGCGCATCGATTTCGAGGACGAGGTAGGGTTTCGAACCCAACTCCGAGGCAAGCATAGAGTGGGTGAACGCGTCGATCGTACAGCTAAAATTGCTGACGCTCAGCAGGAACAAGTTGGGATGATGTTTTGCGATGCCGACGGCATTCAAGATTTGGTTGGCAAAGTGCCAGGAGGTAGGTCCTTCTCCACCCGGCATGAGACAGTCAGCTGGGATGACGGTGACACCCATGCTGGAGAGTTTCTTGCCAACCGATTGTGACGCCTCCGGGGTGAAGGCGTTGTAGCTGTGGCCGGCGAGTAGAATGGCAGGCTTGCCCGCGGCGATGGCTGCATCGAGCGCCCGTTTCCCAAGCTCACGGAGTGTGCGTTCGGCCTCCGTCTGAGCCTGCACGGCAGCTTCCCACGCATTGGCGGCCACCTCGCGCTGGACTCCCAGTTCCTCAACCGCCATATCGACCAGGGCGGAACAGGTTTCGTAGCCGTCGATGAACTCGAGCACGGGCGAGAGTAAACGGCGATCGGGAAATGCCTTGGCCAGAAAATAGGGCCCGGCCTGTGTGATCGGACAAAGATACGAATCTTTACACTGATTTGGATGGGGCATACGCACGACATGCGGGATGAAAATCAGACCGACACCTTTCTTCACCAGGTCCAAGACGGCGCCGTGCGCAATCTGCGCGGGAAAACAAAACCCAGAATGTGAACTCAGATCCCCCCGCGGGTCGACATCCGAGAGCACGACGTCCATACCGATACGAGAAAAGAACGTAGAGTACAGCGGAAACAAAGAGTGCGTCGTCAGGGCTCTGGGAATGCCGATGCGCGTGCCGCTCGCTATCGGGGGCGCGGTTGAACGACCCAGAGATTCGCGGACAAACGCTTTCGCGCTTTCGTAGGCTGGTCCCACGCCCCAAGAGGTGCGCTCGATCCGTTCGTGCTGTGGGGTGGCGGATGGTGGAGCGGGGGTGACTTGAAAGAGCACCTCGGCCCGCTTTTCAACTAGATCCTGAGCCGCCGTGGTCCGGGCCTTGCGCTTCCAGACATTCTCATAGAGGCTGCAACGGCCTCCGAACGGAAACCGGCGTCCAGCGACCTCGAACCGGTCGATGCTACAGTACATCTTGCAGGCGCCGCAGGTGAACCGGCCGACTCGCTCCATCTCCGGTGCGCCGAGCGTAAGCAGATCGACGGTGTGGCTCAGCATCGCCTCGGACCGCTTCAAGGCCAGGAGTCCGACCCCCAGCGCGCCGAGCAATTCCGGGTTGGGCGGGATCACGACCTGCCGACCAACGCTGTGGGCGAACGCATATCCGACGGCCCGGTTCAGCGCGACGCCTCCTTGCAGAAAGATTTTCTTTCCCATGGAGCGCGGCCCTTTGACACGATTCAGATAATTGCCGGCAATGGCTTACACCAGTCCGGCAATGATGTTGTCGCGCGGATGGCCCTGTTGCTGGGCGAGACGAATGTCGGAATTGATGAAGGCCGCGCAGGTCGCCTTGAAGTGCACCGGTGACGGAGCGGCCAATGCCAGATCGCCGATGTCTGAGACCGTGATGCCGAGGTCACTGTGGGCGCTCTCTTCCAGAAAGGATCCCGTGCCTGCCGAACAGGCGTTGTTCATCGCATAGTCGATGGGCACGCCATTGCGCAAATAGATATATTTGGAGTCCTGTCCGCCGATCTCAAAAATCGTGTCCACGTCCGGATCGTAATGTGTTGCGCCTGCCGCATGGGCCGAGATCTCGTTATAGACATGTTCGGTGCCCAGGTAGGCGCCGGCGAGTTCACGCGCCGATCCGGTTGTGCCGATCAAGCCGATCCGACGATTGCCCACCTGACTGATCAGTGCCTGAAGACACTCTCGCGTTGCCGAGACTGGATTCCCTTTCGTCCGTCCGTAATGCGACGCCACCACACCCTGCGTCGCGGGGTCGATCAAAATGGCCTTGGTCGTCGTCGACCCCGCATCCACCCCCAGAATCAACGGTCCTTCGGGAGGGACCTGTCGAGGTGGTTCTGCGATCACGCGCACCCGTTCGCCATAGTGATGGAGAGGCGGGAGACGGCCCAGGCCTGGCTGTGCGGCAATCTTCGGAGATGTCTCGCTGGGTGAGTCCTGCACAAGCAGGGCGGTCCCCCAGGCTTCGAACCAGGGGCTTTCGGGCAGCACCACGAACTCTGTAGCGGGCAGCTTGGCGCGCAATGCCTGCAGCATCGCGTCGTTACGCGTGACACCGCCGATCAAGAGGACTCGCCTCAGCTCGCGCGCGCCTTTCTCCAGCAACGCAATCACTTTGTTGGACATGCTGTCGTGCAGCGTGTGGAGGATATCTTCGGGCGTGGCCTCGTTGCGGTTCAGTTTGTGGGTAATGTCCGATTTGCAATGGACTGAACAGCGTGACGCCAGCGGTACGACCTTGCCGCTGAAGGATCGCGTGATCGCTTCGTCCAGACCCAGTCCCATCCGGCCGATCTGCTGTACAAAAAATTCGCCGCTTCCAGCGGCACACTTGTTGTGGGACACGACATTGCTCATCCTCCCGTCCATCAGGAGGTACACGAGGAATGATTCCCCGCCGAGCGATACCACCGCATCACATGTGCCGTCGATCTCTCGGAGTGCCCGCTGTACTGCGGCCACTTCGGAAATGTGACCGAGTTGACCGGACACGCCGAAATACTCCGCGTCCGCGAATTCCGGACGGGCCAGCACCTCGGTAAGGATCTCGAGCGGCCGGCCTTGATGTGCCAGGACGGTGGCACTCCGAGCATCCCCCCGAAGAGCGGCCACTTTTACCGTGAGGGCGCCGATGTTCACCCCGACGTACGACATAGAGCTCCTCTAGAAACCAGGTAAGTCGCCTGACACTCGATAGAGTGTGCAAGATGCCCATCAGACCGGAGGAATCTGACTAAGAATCTCACGCTCCGCGTCCAGCCAATCATCGAGCGCATTCCCATGCCGATAGCCGCGTTCGCTGTAAAGCTCATAGGCCCGCTTCGCGATCAAGATATGCGGATCATCACAGGATGATACCTGTGGACCCGTATATGTGGCAGTGTGGACCGTAACCTTGGCTGGTGTATTCACCGGCGCTCGGGACCTTGTCTTCTTGGTTCGGCGTGAAGGTTCGACGTTCATGGCTCAATAATCCTCCTTCTCTTCATGGACGATACCGATCTGCATGAGAAAGAGCTGAGCAATGATCGTGCCTTATCATCCGCTCTCCAACAGCGTGCAAGCACCCTAGTCCTTGTGGCAATTCAGGGCAATGTGATTCGATGTGCTGCCGCCTTCTGCCACAACCTTCTGTGAGGTGGTCATGACATGCAGTCTTGACCCGCAGAGAGATCAAATCCTGATCCACGACAATCGAACCGGCCAAATGGAGTTGGAGGCTGTCGTCGTTGGGAAGGAGGGCGGGCGCTCAACGTCGTGGTGAGGATACAGTCCTCAATCTTGCGCAAGAAGGTGGTGCATTGGGCGACAGTATCACTGACGCTTCTTAAAAAGAGGTGCATTTCATCCACCAGCTGATGGCCGGTCCGTACCAACCTGGCCACTCTCGAAGATCGCATGGGACTATCTCCATTGTCCCGATTCTCGGCATCGGCGATAAAGTGAGCGGAGAGGTAGTATCACGATGGGGGACCACACGGCGGTGGCGACTGACAGGCGCAATGCGTGTACTTGTCTCTCACGTAGGAAAAGGCTTAGACTCTACTCCTACTTAGCATCTCGGCTGCGGGCGACGACAAGCCGGTACTGCCTCCGCTGATATCCCGAGGCGAGGACTCCGTGATGGCGACGCCACGAAAGTTTGAGAAGAGACGAGTTCGTACCAAGGTCGACGCCAAAAAAACCAAGAGTGTCAAGCGACGCCCTTTGAAAGCCACGCTGCCTCGGGCGCAATCGACTCCCTCGACAGACTTGCCTGCAGAACAGCCAGAGAGAATCACAATATTCACAGGACTACACAGTCAGGCGGAGGAGCTGCTGCGGGTGACCAAGCAGGATGTCGCGGCCATGCCCATCAAGGATGTGCAACAGCTTGTGCACGAACTACGAGTGCATCAGATCGAGCTGGAGAAGCAAAACGACGAACTCCGTCGGACAGAGGGGGAGCACGGAGCCGCGCGTGACCGTTATATGGAGCTCTATGATTTTTCCCCGGCTGGCCATTTCACATTGGATATGGACTGCACAATCGTAGAGGCCAATCTGAGGGCCGGGACATTGCTCGGTATCAACCGGAAAGAACTGATCGGGCAACCACTCACCCGTTTTTTTGCATCGGAGGATCAGGACCGCCTCCACCGGCATTACCGGGAGGTCTTGAAGACCGGCACGCGGCAAAGCTGCGAGGCGCGGCTCTGGAGCAAGGCCGTCGCCGCTTCCTGGGTCCAGCTTGAAAGCCTTGCTATTCACGAGGAGCCGGGGCACATCACCCATTGGCGGACGGCGCTTCTGGACATCACCGAACGGAAGCGGGATGAGCAGGCGAAAAGTCTGCTGATCAGAGATCTGCGTCGATCCCAACAACACTTTCAGACTCTCTTCAACTGGACTCCCTCTGCTGTCGGGATCAGTACGGTCGCGGAGGGCCGGTTTATCGATGTAAATGAAGGGTTCAGCCAGTTGACCGGGTACAAGCGGGAAGAAGTGATCGGCCGTACGACCGTCGAGTTGGGCTTGTGGGCAAATCATGCGGAACGCGCGGCTGTGCTCCGAGAAATTCAGGAACAGGGCCATCTGCATAATCGGGAAGGACTGCTCCGGACCAAGTCGGGAGAGATCCGCTCTCTCATGGTATCCGTCGATTCGATCCAATTTGAGGCCACTCCTTGCTTAATCTATCTGGCCCATGACATTACCGAGCGTAAACGGGCGGAGGAGACCTTGCGGCTGGCAAAATTCTCGGTAGAGCGGGCTGCTGACGCTGTGTACTGGGTCGATTCGCAGGCCAAGATCATGGATGTGAACGAGGCGGCATGCCGCATGCTGAACTATTCGAAAGACGAGTTATGCGCCATGACTGTCCACGATCTGAATCCCGACTTTCAGGCGGACATGTGGCCAGGGTTTTGGTTAGAAACCCAGCGCCGCGGGACCATGGTCATTGAGACGGCCCATCGGGCAAAGGACGGCCGGCTGATACCCATCGAGGTGAGTGTCAATTTTTTGGTCCATGAAGGCAAGGAATATCACTGCGCGTTCGTGCGCGACATCACCGAGCGGAAGCGGGCAGAGGAGAAAGTCCATCAGTTAGCGGATCGATTAAAGCTAGCCACCAGCGCAGCACAGATCGGGGTCTGGGACTGGAACATCCTAAACGACGAATTGATCTGGGACGACCGGATGTTTGCTCTGTATGGAGTGAATAAGGAGAACTTTGGCGGCGCATACGACGCCTGGCTGTCTGGTGTGCATCCTGACGATCGGGCGCGATGCGATGAGGCGATTCAACAGGCCATACGCAAGGAGAGGCCGTACGATATCGAATTTCGCATCTGCTGGCCCAACGGCACAGTTCGTGTCATCAAGGCCGTTGGGCAGGTGATATGTGATACGGATGGCACTGCGCTGCGCATGACGGGTGTAAACTATGACATCACTGAGCGTAAGCGGGCTGAGGAAGAACTACGGAGATCTGAGGCGTTCATCACGTCCGTGGTGGAGAACCTGCCCAACATGATTTTTGTGAAAGATGCAAAGAATCTGAAATTCGTCCGCTTTAACAAAGCCGGCGAAGACTTGCTGGGTTACCCCCGCGACGTCTTGATCGGCAAGAGCGACTATGAAATGTTCCCGAAAGATGAAGCGGACTTCTTCACTTCAAAAGACCGTGAGGTCTTGGAACTCGGTGGTCTGCTCGACATTCCCGAGGAATTGATCGACACGAAACATCACGGCCGGCGTATTCTCCATACCAGGAAGATCCCCATTTATGACGAGAAGGGGGAACCGCGGTACCTATTGGGCATCTCCGAAGACGTCACGGATGTAAAACGGCTGGAAGCGGCGAGGAAAGAAAGCGAGGAGCGATATCGCAACATTTTCGAGAATGCCCTTGAAGGGATCTTTCAGGCTATGCCCGATGGGAAGTATGTCGCCGTGAATCCGGCGCTCGCCCGCATATATGGGTACGACTCGCCGGACGACATGGTCGCCACGGTCACAAACCTCGCCGGTCATCTGTATGTGGACCCTGGACGTCGTGATGAATTCATTCGCTTGATGCA is a genomic window of Candidatus Nitrospira kreftii containing:
- a CDS encoding ATPase — its product is MTAKMKTPAGLGVRHDRTVQEYQHDTYKLRGKLKEPTVCTECGATFHKGRWTWGTKPADADEIICPACMRIRDKYPKGFVTLKGSFKDEQHEQVLGLVKNTEKIEKTEHPLSRIMSIETKPEGLVIATTDSHLPRRIGEGLKHAYHGELELHYDQDEDFVRITWT
- a CDS encoding Glyoxalase yields the protein MQRQPGDLSMVTLIAFTVYPVSNMERARAFYEHVLGLHTSYNYRDVWVEYDVAGSTFAITTTDMGHTPGAKGAVVAFEVSDLEAFVHKMRERAVPFVTEPFDTSICRMAVIEDQDGNHITIHKRHA
- a CDS encoding hypothetical protein (conserved protein of unknown function); translated protein: MTFKNREEAGRRLVERLIQYRDDSTALIVALPRGGVAVGYQLSLGLHLPLDLFITRKLGAPDNPEYALGAVGETGTVYLNPEAMRAYGLSRSDVEGVVQVQQREIARRQDLYRQGRQLPRLTDHTVILVDDGIATGSTFFAAVQSIKHLKPRRLIGAIPVGPVETIREACLQVDELIVLATPDPFWAVGNHYIDFGQVSDHDVVAYLNLAEESLLGWKERSRSSTAPPR
- a CDS encoding hypothetical protein (conserved protein of unknown function), whose product is MTKVMDAKASIHAARCHRCGGLMVPEQVFEIRSIDWHCVSCGERIDPVILAHRQVHRPEELVREETEKLSVDHGKRRLN
- a CDS encoding hypothetical protein (conserved protein of unknown function); this encodes MNVEPSRRTKKTRSRAPVNTPAKVTVHTATYTGPQVSSCDDPHILIAKRAYELYSERGYRHGNALDDWLDAEREILSQIPPV
- a CDS encoding hypothetical protein (conserved protein of unknown function); this encodes MATPRKFEKRRVRTKVDAKKTKSVKRRPLKATLPRAQSTPSTDLPAEQPERITIFTGLHSQAEELLRVTKQDVAAMPIKDVQQLVHELRVHQIELEKQNDELRRTEGEHGAARDRYMELYDFSPAGHFTLDMDCTIVEANLRAGTLLGINRKELIGQPLTRFFASEDQDRLHRHYREVLKTGTRQSCEARLWSKAVAASWVQLESLAIHEEPGHITHWRTALLDITERKRDEQAKSLLIRDLRRSQQHFQTLFNWTPSAVGISTVAEGRFIDVNEGFSQLTGYKREEVIGRTTVELGLWANHAERAAVLREIQEQGHLHNREGLLRTKSGEIRSLMVSVDSIQFEATPCLIYLAHDITERKRAEETLRLAKFSVERAADAVYWVDSQAKIMDVNEAACRMLNYSKDELCAMTVHDLNPDFQADMWPGFWLETQRRGTMVIETAHRAKDGRLIPIEVSVNFLVHEGKEYHCAFVRDITERKRAEEKVHQLADRLKLATSAAQIGVWDWNILNDELIWDDRMFALYGVNKENFGGAYDAWLSGVHPDDRARCDEAIQQAIRKERPYDIEFRICWPNGTVRVIKAVGQVICDTDGTALRMTGVNYDITERKRAEEELRRSEAFITSVVENLPNMIFVKDAKNLKFVRFNKAGEDLLGYPRDVLIGKSDYEMFPKDEADFFTSKDREVLELGGLLDIPEELIDTKHHGRRILHTRKIPIYDEKGEPRYLLGISEDVTDVKRLEAARKESEERYRNIFENALEGIFQAMPDGKYVAVNPALARIYGYDSPDDMVATVTNLAGHLYVDPGRRDEFIRLMQEQERVTGFEALVYRKDGSWIWVSEGARALRDPAGTLVGYEGTVEDVTERKLGESRLRATLEELRMLSGRLVTVREEEQTRIARELHDELGVGLTCLKVDLSRLYTIMDEPRGARARKKMEDKIRSMMEQVDATIASVQRIVTELRPRILDDLGLVAAIEWQCQDFQQRTGIPCTCVSSADDIAMEPEQATSLFRICQEALTNTARHAKATAIQVLIKQLDNNLLLAIQDDGVGISCEKLTESTSLGLLGMRERAASLGGQVSIAGSPGKGTTVTVRVPLSSSI
- a CDS encoding hypothetical protein (conserved protein of unknown function) produces the protein MSYVGVNIGALTVKVAALRGDARSATVLAHQGRPLEILTEVLARPEFADAEYFGVSGQLGHISEVAAVQRALREIDGTCDAVVSLGGESFLVYLLMDGRMSNVVSHNKCAAGSGEFFVQQIGRMGLGLDEAITRSFSGKVVPLASRCSVHCKSDITHKLNRNEATPEDILHTLHDSMSNKVIALLEKGARELRRVLLIGGVTRNDAMLQALRAKLPATEFVVLPESPWFEAWGTALLVQDSPSETSPKIAAQPGLGRLPPLHHYGERVRVIAEPPRQVPPEGPLILGVDAGSTTTKAILIDPATQGVVASHYGRTKGNPVSATRECLQALISQVGNRRIGLIGTTGSARELAGAYLGTEHVYNEISAHAAGATHYDPDVDTIFEIGGQDSKYIYLRNGVPIDYAMNNACSAGTGSFLEESAHSDLGITVSDIGDLALAAPSPVHFKATCAAFINSDIRLAQQQGHPRDNIIAGLV
- a CDS encoding hypothetical protein (conserved protein of unknown function), producing MFRHPCYLGIPWEMHWDQKERRKHHHVLLTLFLILVAMF
- a CDS encoding Heat shock protein, Hsp20 family; the encoded protein is MSALTRWEPTTRWNPFKELEEMEKRLSTLFGRTSVPSGGDKKEAIAVAEWSPLVDISEDDKEYVIKAEIPEMKKEDIKLNVHDDVLMITGERKYEKEEKDKKYHRVERAYGSFMRSFTLPEDADGSKVNAEYKDGVLKVHLPKAEKAKPKAIEVKIA
- a CDS encoding hypothetical protein (conserved protein of unknown function), with the translated sequence MGKKIFLQGGVALNRAVGYAFAHSVGRQVVIPPNPELLGALGVGLLALKRSEAMLSHTVDLLTLGAPEMERVGRFTCGACKMYCSIDRFEVAGRRFPFGGRCSLYENVWKRKARTTAAQDLVEKRAEVLFQVTPAPPSATPQHERIERTSWGVGPAYESAKAFVRESLGRSTAPPIASGTRIGIPRALTTHSLFPLYSTFFSRIGMDVVLSDVDPRGDLSSHSGFCFPAQIAHGAVLDLVKKGVGLIFIPHVVRMPHPNQCKDSYLCPITQAGPYFLAKAFPDRRLLSPVLEFIDGYETCSALVDMAVEELGVQREVAANAWEAAVQAQTEAERTLRELGKRALDAAIAAGKPAILLAGHSYNAFTPEASQSVGKKLSSMGVTVIPADCLMPGGEGPTSWHFANQILNAVGIAKHHPNLFLLSVSNFSCTIDAFTHSMLASELGSKPYLVLEIDAHTADAGVQTRLEAFLDIIHNYRDVQTAAARPFAPCRLVLGGRIIRSNGESVPLTDPQVKVYFPNFSPYHTRAFAMGTGWLGLHPGQVIPLDRAQLDKGLQHTSGRECLPLPICIGQLLQIHEQRQPGEIAGFYMLQGGAPCVSDAYMGYFERFLAEQRLTDLFLFNPQPENDFLGFDKHVLAQHMSPVIILADILVELDHVLRVVGEKGALDQLQTEWERFAQETPSLDEFHVRLPTFVERLAQLSRTKDPRTCPRVVMAGDFFTRFSSFFMDGVRDLYAERGIILKPVDLSELFLYVAYHPLAETAGTWGIKPGGLALAKACTRMFQPEGKEYLQQWLSYQTLKREEAHYRALFGKTGLLVAGSNAVSSIFERGAEHVSPAIYGELLPTVGKGIEAAREGYDGMLVIGPFNCLPYRISEAILKPLSAEQGLPILTYESDGYAVSPSVLRQVDVHIQQVLEHAARMHVTQA